A window from Exiguobacterium marinum DSM 16307 encodes these proteins:
- a CDS encoding DUF3841 domain-containing protein, with translation MGIYYTHQREGAWQQALKKGYLEANGEHALFMEEGVEDFKAPYDWMVEQYEKRIGISLNGNYPIWCWDEFPDLGRDGHIGKGNQGVVLTVELPDEEVLASEFTYWHHVLSNFPLYETLEEYDREDEPDELFVRQSWERIFDKVWCEASVADQPNVELVYQHVVHRIDLTQVRAVMPFVGRGDSLLDRVRGMGWRIGYKLGLIRSKSFEWKV, from the coding sequence ATGGGTATCTACTATACACATCAACGAGAAGGGGCTTGGCAACAAGCTTTGAAGAAAGGGTATCTTGAAGCAAACGGCGAACACGCACTATTCATGGAAGAAGGGGTTGAAGATTTTAAAGCACCCTATGATTGGATGGTCGAACAGTATGAGAAACGAATTGGAATCTCATTGAACGGAAACTATCCGATTTGGTGTTGGGACGAGTTCCCCGACTTGGGACGAGATGGACATATTGGCAAAGGGAATCAAGGTGTGGTGTTGACCGTTGAACTACCAGACGAAGAGGTGTTGGCTTCCGAGTTTACGTATTGGCATCATGTGCTAAGTAACTTTCCATTATATGAGACGTTAGAAGAGTATGATCGAGAAGACGAACCGGATGAACTGTTCGTGCGACAATCGTGGGAACGTATATTTGACAAAGTATGGTGCGAAGCGTCCGTCGCGGACCAACCAAATGTTGAATTGGTGTATCAACACGTCGTTCACCGAATTGATTTGACCCAAGTTCGTGCTGTCATGCCATTCGTCGGTCGGGGAGACAGTTTATTGGACCGAGTAAGAGGGATGGGGTGGCGTATCGGATATAAGCTCGGCCTCATTCGTTCAAAGTCGTTTGAATGGAAAGTGTGA
- a CDS encoding Lrp/AsnC family transcriptional regulator, translating to MDEIDRHILELMQQQARISMTELGRQIGLSTPAATERVKRLEDRKVITGYRAIVNPEKMDKHMTAFILYDTHRCEAFREFCRQQPTVIECHRLAGQYSYLVKVVTENVRTLETFIDESMEYGRPSSLINLSSPVSFRPIV from the coding sequence ATGGATGAAATAGACCGCCATATTCTTGAATTGATGCAACAACAAGCCCGGATTTCGATGACCGAATTAGGACGACAGATTGGATTATCTACGCCCGCTGCGACCGAACGGGTAAAGCGACTTGAAGACCGTAAAGTCATTACAGGATACCGGGCCATCGTAAATCCCGAAAAGATGGACAAGCATATGACTGCCTTTATTCTTTATGACACACATCGGTGTGAGGCGTTCCGTGAATTTTGTCGTCAACAGCCGACTGTCATCGAGTGTCATCGCTTAGCCGGCCAGTATAGTTACCTCGTCAAAGTGGTAACGGAGAATGTACGCACGCTAGAGACGTTCATCGACGAATCGATGGAATACGGCCGTCCCTCATCGCTCATCAACCTTTCTTCGCCTGTGTCATTCCGACCTATCGTATAA
- a CDS encoding nucleotide pyrophosphohydrolase translates to MNEVQRLMDEVIRFRNERDWAFHHNPKDLALSLSLEASELLEVFQWVSSEEALETKKTEMEEELADVLIYALTFAHAAGIDVSKAIEDKLVKNAVKYPSPQSNA, encoded by the coding sequence ATGAATGAAGTACAACGATTAATGGATGAGGTCATTAGATTCAGAAATGAGCGTGATTGGGCGTTTCATCATAACCCGAAGGACTTGGCACTTTCCCTGTCGCTCGAGGCGAGTGAGCTCCTTGAGGTATTCCAATGGGTGTCGAGTGAAGAAGCGCTTGAGACGAAAAAGACGGAGATGGAAGAGGAGCTTGCTGACGTGTTGATTTACGCGTTGACATTCGCTCACGCTGCTGGCATCGATGTGTCAAAGGCGATTGAAGACAAGCTCGTGAAAAACGCAGTGAAGTATCCGAGTCCTCAGTCGAACGCATAA
- a CDS encoding cysteine hydrolase family protein has product MQTPVIPLLIIDVQQAFHDPSWGNRNNPQCEENIARLIEAWETQNQPIIYVQHVTNVPTSLFYFKKDGHLFQDFIQPREQDVILTKQVNSAFIGTDLQERLEALGATQMVITGLITNHCVETTARMAGNLGFNPIVVSDATATFDRQSISGTWIPAAVIHDVSLASLNEEFASIQTTNEVMKDVLQKEVQS; this is encoded by the coding sequence ATGCAAACACCGGTCATTCCATTACTCATCATCGATGTCCAACAAGCCTTTCATGATCCAAGCTGGGGAAACCGCAACAATCCACAATGTGAAGAGAATATCGCGCGGTTGATTGAAGCGTGGGAAACTCAAAATCAACCAATCATCTACGTCCAACATGTCACGAACGTTCCAACCTCACTCTTCTATTTCAAAAAAGACGGTCATTTGTTCCAAGACTTCATCCAACCTCGTGAACAAGATGTCATCCTGACGAAACAGGTGAATAGCGCCTTCATCGGAACGGACCTACAGGAACGACTTGAAGCACTTGGTGCGACACAGATGGTCATCACCGGATTGATCACGAACCATTGTGTCGAGACGACCGCACGGATGGCGGGAAACTTAGGATTCAATCCAATCGTCGTCTCCGATGCGACGGCAACATTCGACCGTCAATCGATCAGCGGGACATGGATCCCCGCAGCGGTCATCCATGATGTGTCGCTCGCTAGTTTGAATGAAGAATTTGCATCGATTCAAACGACAAATGAGGTCATGAAAGATGTGTTACAAAAAGAAGTACAGTCCTGA